The region AGTCGCTGGTCGTCGCTGATGCCGTTTTCTGCGGGCAGTGCAAGCCGCAACCCGAACCCCTCGAAACGCCCTATTTAGACTGAAGACGGAGGACAGATGACGGGAGCGCGCATAAGCTGGGAGTTTCCGGCAGGCGAGTCGCATACGCTGGAACTTGCCAACGATATCACCATCATCGGGCGTGGGCGCGATTGTGAGATCGCCCTGCTTGACGAGCGCATCTCCCGCCAGCATAGCGAAATCTACTTTGATGGTGAAGCCCATCTCGTCTCGGATTTAGGCAGTTTTAATGGGACCTATTTAAACGGGGAAATGCTGGGGGATGCGCGTCCGCTCGAAGATGGCGACCAACTCCAAATCGGGCCTGTCAGACTCCTGTTCGAGTTGGCAGCAGCCTCTGAGGTTGATCCACGCTCCACGTTGGTTGTCCCCGAATCCAACCTCAAAGCTTATCTTGAAATCCCCGATGGCTTGCGCATCGAATTAGATAAAGCGAAAACGGTTATCGGGCGCAACCAGGGCTGGGATGTGTGCCTGCCCGACCGGGCGGTTTCGCGCCCCCATGCTGAAATTGAGCGCCGCGGCGACGAATTTGTACTGCGCGACCTGGGCAGCGCTAACGGAACGCTACTCAACGCCACGCGCCTGGAAGCCCCGTCCACGCTGAAAGATGGCGATGAGCTGGTCTTCGGCGCCGAGACGATCATCTTCCGGCTGGAGCCAGCGTGAACGTTTGGCTTCAACTCGAAGTGGATCGCGCCCCCGCGGGGCTGGGGATTTGGGCCGCGCTGGCCGAGCGTCCCGGTGGCTTGTGGGGCGCGTTGGAAGGCGAAACGCTGCTCATCGAGAATCGCCGTGTGGGGGATATATGGCATGAACTTAACGACGAAACTTTAATCATCCGCCCGCGTCGCAACCTGTGGCAAGCGTTGGCGCAAATACCGCTCGCCGCGCGGCACGGCATGGGTATCTGGGCGCTGGTTGGCGATGAAACCTTGGCGGTTGTGCCGCCCGAAGCCAGCCTGTGGAGCGCGGCCGCGCAGGTTGGGGATGTGTCGCTGCGTAAGCCGGCGCGGCGTTTGGGCTGGGCGCTCAAAGCGTTGCAGACCGCCGCCGGGGAAGATTATTTTGTGCTCAAGAATACGCGCTCCGGCGCATATTTACGGTTGACCGCAAGGCAGGTATTCTTGTGGAATTTGATGGACGGGGCGCACAGCCTGCGCGATCTGGCGGTGGCCTATTATGCTGAATACCGTGCCCTGGCTCCGGAAGGGTTGCTCGAATTTTTGGGGCAATTGGAAGCCAACGGATTTTTGATTGCCGCCCGCGGCGATATTTACCAACAGACGGCGCGTTCGTTGGGGCAAGGGCGCGCCCGGCGGATGTGGCAAAAACTGGTGCGCGCTTTCACACAGACTACCTTTTCAATTCACAATATTGATGGCCTGCTGGCGCAATTTTATGCCGGTGGTATTTTTTTGCTTTATACCCGCGTGGCGCAGGTGTTGATGGCATTGGTCACGCTGGCAGGATTAGGAGCGTTTGGCTATCATGCTCTCAACGGCAATTTTTCGCTGCTACGCGGCGCTAATGGGGAGCTAACCCCGGGGCTGATTGGCCTGTATCTGGCGCAATTTTGCGCTATCCTGCTGCACGAAGCCGCCCATGCCTTCACGGTCAAGCATTATGGCCGTCAGGTGCGCCGCGCCGGGTTTATGTTCTATTTGGGGATGCCCGCGTTTTTCGTCGATACCGGTGACATTTGGATGGAACCGCGCAAGCCGCGGATGCTGGTTTCGTGGGCGGGGCCATACGCGGGGTTATCCCTCGGGGGACTAAGCAGCTTGCTCATTTTTCTCGTCCCCTCCCCGGCCTGGTCCGGGTGGCTGTTCCAATTTGCGTTTTCCTGCATCTTGCTCTCTTTTGTCAATCTCAATCCGCTGCTGCGTTGGGATGGCTATTACATCCTGATGGATTGGCTTGAAATGCCCATGCTGCGCGACCGCGCCTTTGGTTTCATCCGCCGCGGGTTATGGAAAAAGCTCTTCGGCGGCGAATCCTTCTCACAAGATGATAAAATCTATACGATCTTTGGATTTCTCTCCCTGGCCTGGACTGTGATCGCTATCGGCGCGTCGCTGTGGGCCGGGATACGCTTTATAGGAAATTTATAGTTTCACCGCAGAGACACAGAGCGCGCAGAGATTTCTTGTATGTGGAGAGTGTCTCTCTGTGTTTCAAAATATCTCCGTGAATTCCGTGTCTCCGTGGTAGAAGTTTTTAACAATGTGGACTCCTGAACACGAAGAAAAACTCATCGAAAAAGCCCAGCAGGGCGATCAGGCCGCTTTTGGTGAACTTTATGATCACTATCTCACCAAGGTCTATCGCCGCGTGTATGCGCTGGTGCCGGAGAGTGATGTTGAAGATGTTACCCAGGAGATTTTTATCTCGGTGGCGCGCTCGTTGAGCGGTTTC is a window of Chloroflexota bacterium DNA encoding:
- a CDS encoding FHA domain-containing protein, which translates into the protein MLGDARPLEDGDQLQIGPVRLLFELAAASEVDPRSTLVVPESNLKAYLEIPDGLRIELDKAKTVIGRNQGWDVCLPDRAVSRPHAEIERRGDEFVLRDLGSANGTLLNATRLEAPSTLKDGDELVFGAETIIFRLEPA